The following are encoded in a window of Panthera leo isolate Ple1 chromosome B2, P.leo_Ple1_pat1.1, whole genome shotgun sequence genomic DNA:
- the LOC122218919 gene encoding olfactory receptor 2W1-like, with product MDTNNRSSMTDFILLGFSDWPQLEHIISGVVFIFYIVTLVGNTTIILVSNLDSQLHTPMYFFLSNLSFLDLCYATSIIPQMLVNLWGPTKSITYGGCVLQFFFALDLGATECLLLAVMAYDRYAAVCQPLYYTIIMHPQLCQKMVLTAWLGGLGSAFILCSLTLKLPRCGHREVDNFFCEMPALVKMACVYSKVIEIVVFALGVIFLLVPLSLILISYAIITQAVVRIKSTARWHKVLNTCGSHLTVVTLFYGTVIYMYMKPQNSISQDEGKFLTLFYTIVTPTLNPLIYTLRNKDVKSAIKRILYVEKW from the coding sequence ATGGACACAAACAATAGAAGTTCCATGACAGATTTCATCCTGCTGGGGTTTTCTGATTGGCCCCAATTAGAACACATCATCTCTGGGGTTGTCTTCATCTTCTATATTGTGACTCTGGTAGGAAACACAACCATCATCCTTGTATCTAACCTAGACAGCCAGCTCCATActcccatgtatttcttcctatccaatttgtcttttctggacCTCTGTTATGCAACTAGCATCATCCCACAGATGCTGGTTAATCTATGGGGTCCAACAAAGTCTATTACCTACGGAGGATGTGTGCTCCAATTCTTCTTTGCCCTTGACTTGGGAGCGACAGAATGTCTTCTCTTGgctgtgatggcctatgaccgctatgctGCTGTTTGTCAACCTCTTTACTACACAATAATAATGCACCCTCAGCTTTGCCAGAAGATGGTGCTCACCGCCTGGTTAGGTGGTCTCGGTAGTGCCTTCATTCTTTGCTCCCTGACTTTGAAGTTGCCAAGATGTGGGCACCGGGAAGTCGATAATTTTTTCTGTGAGATGCCAGCCTTGGTCAAGATGGCTTGTGTCTACTCAAAAGTAATTGAGATTGTAGTCTTTGCTCTTGGAGTGATATTTCTTCTAGTACCTCTATCACTAATTCTGATCTCATATGCAATTATCACTCAAGCTGTTGTGAGGATCAAGTCAACAGCAAGGTGGCATAAGGTCCTTAATACATGCGGTTCCCACCTCACAGTAGTAACTCTCTTTTATGGAACAGTCATTTATATGTACATGAAGCCACAGAATAGCATATCCCAAGATGAGGGGAAGTTCCTTACTCTCTTTTACACAATCGTCACACCCACCCTTAACCCTCTAATCTACACTTTAAGAAACAAGGATGTAAAGAGCGCAATAAAAAGAATACTGTATGTAGAAAAATGGTAA